The Streptomonospora litoralis genome window below encodes:
- the paaC gene encoding 1,2-phenylacetyl-CoA epoxidase subunit PaaC, whose amino-acid sequence MTHPPAADPPEESVYAGLVDVDGDAAQWAFGTGFDDPLAGVDTAVPEGVDRADLAAYCLMLGDDALVLSQRLAEWCSRAPELEEDVALANISLDLLGQARLLLSRAAAADPGAVPALPTGSPVPAEDALAFFRGPDAFRNTVLAELPNGDFAQSTLRLLLFSVWRLALLERLRGSADPVLAAVAAKGVAEVAYHRDYAARWTVTLARGTAESRRRAESGAAAVWPHAAELFAVHAVERRMAASGAGTAPDAVRPACEAVLGEALSAAGLPMPDLDGGARPRGRAGEHTEALAELTAEMQSLARAHPRGTW is encoded by the coding sequence ATGACGCACCCGCCCGCCGCCGACCCGCCCGAGGAGTCGGTCTACGCCGGCCTGGTCGACGTGGACGGCGACGCCGCGCAATGGGCCTTCGGCACCGGGTTCGACGACCCGCTCGCCGGTGTCGACACCGCCGTGCCCGAGGGTGTGGACCGCGCCGACCTCGCCGCCTACTGCCTGATGCTCGGCGACGACGCGCTCGTGCTGTCCCAGCGCCTGGCCGAGTGGTGCAGCCGCGCTCCCGAGCTGGAGGAGGACGTGGCGCTGGCCAACATCTCCCTCGACCTGCTCGGCCAGGCCCGGCTGCTGCTGTCCCGCGCCGCAGCGGCCGACCCGGGCGCCGTCCCCGCTCTGCCGACCGGTTCGCCCGTACCCGCCGAGGACGCGCTCGCGTTCTTCCGCGGCCCGGACGCGTTCCGCAACACGGTCCTGGCCGAACTGCCCAACGGCGACTTCGCGCAGTCGACACTGCGGCTGCTGCTGTTCTCGGTGTGGCGGCTGGCCCTGCTGGAGCGGTTGCGCGGCTCCGCCGACCCCGTGCTGGCCGCGGTCGCGGCCAAGGGGGTGGCCGAAGTCGCCTACCACCGCGACTACGCCGCCCGCTGGACCGTCACCCTGGCGCGCGGCACCGCGGAGTCGCGCCGCAGGGCCGAGTCCGGCGCCGCCGCCGTGTGGCCGCACGCCGCCGAACTGTTCGCCGTGCACGCGGTGGAGCGCCGCATGGCCGCCTCCGGGGCGGGAACCGCGCCCGACGCGGTGCGCCCCGCCTGCGAGGCGGTGCTCGGCGAGGCGCTGTCGGCCGCCGGGCTGCCGATGCCCGACCTGGACGGCGGCGCCCGGCCCCGCGGACGCGCCGGCGAGCACACCGAAGCGTTGGCGGAGCTGACGGCCGAGATGCAGTCGCTGGCCCGCGCACACCCCCGGGGCACATGGTGA
- a CDS encoding glycoside hydrolase family 3 protein has translation MAGPRAATARSGRSPWFAAACSATVGALLLPLLAAAAPTAAAAPRCDSTEDCLAQMTLEEKAGQMTQVNHPNVMDNKEALAEYGIGSLLSGGGAGPGGEAGGTASEWADMYDEYQRAAMKSRLGIPLIYGVDAVHGHSNVEGATIFPHNIGLGATRNPWLVRKAQNITRKEVLGTGIDWNFAPAVSVPRDDRWGRTYEGFGEVPWLASSMGRASVRGFQGYRLDSESVAATAKHYVADGGTTWGTGEGDYQIDQGNAQMSERELRRIHLPPYRAAIRADVASVMISFSSWNGLKMHQHEYLVNDVLKGELDYDGVVISDWAGVRQVEGDSYAEKLRKSINAGLDMIMVPNDYKQNIDAIVSEVRAGRISEKRINDAVRRILDLKFDMELFEEPFTDRRYTDDVGSAKHRRVAREAVAQSQVLLKNDGNVLPLSRKSGKDIVVGGKTADNLGYQMGGWSITWQGSGGDTTEGTTFWEAIQAETEGTRTDVEFVGTETGGDYSGDIGIWVGGETPYAEGFGDDGDLQLSEADTRQLNDICSKTDVCIAMLVSGRPMIINEELKTADAFVASWLPGTEGAGMTDVVFGHERFRGRLPVTWPSSVDQQPINLGDHRKDPLFRYGYGLRR, from the coding sequence ATGGCAGGTCCCCGCGCGGCCACCGCGCGTTCCGGTAGATCCCCGTGGTTCGCCGCCGCGTGCTCGGCGACCGTGGGAGCGCTCCTCCTCCCGCTCCTCGCGGCCGCGGCGCCCACCGCCGCGGCGGCACCCCGCTGCGACTCCACCGAGGACTGCCTGGCGCAGATGACCCTGGAGGAGAAAGCGGGTCAGATGACGCAGGTCAACCACCCCAACGTCATGGACAACAAGGAGGCCCTCGCCGAGTACGGCATCGGGTCCCTGCTGTCCGGCGGCGGCGCCGGCCCGGGAGGCGAGGCCGGGGGGACGGCCTCGGAGTGGGCCGACATGTACGACGAGTACCAGCGCGCGGCCATGAAGAGCCGACTGGGCATCCCGCTGATCTACGGCGTCGACGCGGTGCACGGCCACAGCAACGTCGAGGGCGCCACGATCTTCCCGCACAACATCGGCCTGGGCGCCACCCGCAACCCCTGGCTGGTGCGCAAGGCCCAGAACATCACCCGCAAGGAGGTCCTGGGCACCGGCATCGACTGGAATTTCGCACCCGCGGTGAGCGTGCCCCGCGACGACCGCTGGGGCCGCACCTACGAGGGCTTCGGCGAGGTCCCCTGGCTGGCGAGTTCCATGGGCCGCGCCTCCGTGCGGGGATTCCAGGGCTACCGGCTCGACTCCGAGAGCGTGGCGGCCACCGCGAAGCACTACGTCGCCGACGGCGGCACCACCTGGGGCACCGGCGAGGGCGATTACCAGATCGACCAGGGCAACGCCCAGATGAGCGAGCGCGAACTGCGCCGGATCCACCTGCCGCCCTACCGCGCGGCCATCCGGGCCGACGTCGCCTCGGTGATGATCTCCTTCAGCAGCTGGAACGGGCTGAAGATGCACCAGCACGAGTACCTGGTAAACGACGTGCTCAAGGGCGAACTCGACTATGACGGCGTCGTCATCTCCGACTGGGCCGGCGTGCGCCAGGTCGAGGGCGACTCCTACGCCGAGAAGCTGCGCAAGTCCATCAACGCGGGACTGGACATGATCATGGTCCCCAACGACTACAAGCAGAACATCGACGCGATCGTCAGCGAGGTCCGCGCCGGGCGTATCAGCGAGAAGCGCATCAACGACGCGGTCCGCCGCATCCTCGACCTCAAGTTCGACATGGAGCTGTTCGAGGAGCCCTTCACCGACCGCCGCTACACCGACGACGTCGGCTCGGCCAAGCACCGCAGGGTGGCCCGCGAGGCGGTCGCCCAGTCCCAGGTGCTGCTGAAGAACGACGGGAACGTGCTGCCGCTGTCGCGGAAGTCCGGAAAGGACATCGTGGTCGGCGGGAAGACCGCCGACAACCTCGGCTATCAGATGGGCGGGTGGTCGATCACCTGGCAGGGCAGCGGCGGCGACACCACCGAAGGCACCACCTTCTGGGAGGCCATCCAGGCCGAGACCGAGGGCACCCGCACCGACGTCGAGTTCGTCGGTACCGAAACCGGAGGCGACTACTCCGGCGACATCGGCATCTGGGTCGGCGGCGAAACGCCTTACGCCGAGGGCTTCGGCGACGACGGCGACCTGCAGCTCAGCGAGGCCGACACCCGGCAGCTGAACGACATCTGCAGCAAGACCGACGTCTGCATCGCCATGCTGGTCTCCGGCCGGCCGATGATCATCAACGAGGAACTGAAGACCGCCGACGCGTTCGTCGCCTCGTGGCTGCCCGGAACCGAGGGCGCGGGCATGACCGACGTCGTCTTCGGCCACGAGCGCTTCCGCGGCCGCCTCCCGGTGACCTGGCCGTCCTCGGTCGACCAGCAGCCCATCAACCTCGGCGACCACCGCAAGGACCCGCTGTTCCGCTACGGCTACGGCCTGCGCCGATAA
- a CDS encoding helix-turn-helix domain-containing protein, producing MANSPPLRRRRLSRHLRELREAKGYTAEYATTKAKESGVGRWSRGKLTRIENNEWTRPNPRDVEVLLDVYEVNDPEQRQAYITLARQARQRGWWVGYSDVLGKGAYVGLEFEASRIRTYQALVVPGLLQTAGYAHATMEAAGITDADEIQRHVEARMVRQQVLTQADPPRIWAIVDEAALEKIPAEVRDEQVRHLLQIQRAEFGVQVLPHSAGLHAAVSGSFVILDFPEDPSVVYREDILASVFYEEAREIERCEMIYDHVHAAAMSVEDSRRFLEDLLT from the coding sequence ATGGCCAACAGCCCGCCCCTGCGACGCAGGCGCCTGTCCCGACACCTACGCGAACTGCGGGAAGCGAAGGGGTACACCGCCGAGTACGCCACGACGAAGGCGAAGGAGTCAGGCGTCGGCCGGTGGTCGCGGGGGAAGCTCACGCGGATAGAGAACAACGAGTGGACCAGGCCCAACCCACGTGACGTCGAGGTGCTGCTGGACGTCTACGAGGTGAACGACCCCGAGCAGCGCCAGGCGTACATCACTCTCGCGCGGCAGGCGCGGCAACGCGGCTGGTGGGTCGGCTACTCCGATGTCCTCGGCAAGGGCGCCTACGTCGGCCTGGAGTTCGAAGCGTCGCGTATCCGCACCTACCAGGCGCTGGTTGTTCCCGGCCTGCTGCAAACCGCCGGCTACGCCCACGCGACCATGGAGGCTGCGGGCATCACCGACGCCGACGAGATCCAACGGCATGTCGAGGCCAGGATGGTCCGCCAGCAAGTCCTCACCCAGGCGGATCCGCCCCGCATCTGGGCGATCGTCGACGAGGCAGCACTCGAGAAAATCCCCGCTGAGGTACGCGACGAGCAGGTGCGGCACCTGCTTCAGATTCAGCGAGCGGAGTTCGGTGTGCAGGTCCTGCCGCACTCGGCGGGACTGCACGCGGCCGTGAGCGGAAGCTTCGTCATCCTGGACTTTCCCGAGGACCCATCGGTGGTATACCGAGAAGACATCCTGGCCTCCGTGTTCTACGAGGAAGCACGCGAGATCGAGCGCTGCGAAATGATCTACGACCACGTGCACGCTGCGGCGATGAGCGTGGAAGACTCGCGTCGGTTCCTTGAGGACCTACTGACCTGA
- the paaD gene encoding 1,2-phenylacetyl-CoA epoxidase subunit PaaD, translating into MVNASPQSAEDSRRRAREAAAAVTDPELPMLTLADLGVLGEVRADGEGGAVVEITPTYSGCPALAAIRADVDRALRADGFSRVEVRTVLYPPWSTDRITERGRRLLAQHGISPPGPAPRHEGPVPLSLTPRRRALHCPRCGSDAAELTSEFGSTACKALYRCAACAEPFEHMKEI; encoded by the coding sequence ATGGTGAACGCGTCGCCGCAAAGTGCCGAGGACTCCCGGCGCCGGGCGCGGGAGGCAGCCGCGGCGGTCACCGACCCCGAGCTGCCCATGCTGACCCTGGCCGACCTCGGCGTGCTGGGCGAGGTCCGCGCCGACGGCGAGGGCGGCGCGGTCGTGGAGATCACCCCGACCTACTCGGGCTGCCCGGCGCTCGCCGCCATCCGCGCCGATGTGGACCGGGCGCTGCGCGCCGACGGGTTCTCCCGCGTGGAGGTGCGCACGGTGCTGTACCCGCCGTGGAGCACGGACCGCATCACCGAGCGCGGCCGCCGCCTGCTGGCCCAGCACGGCATCTCGCCGCCGGGCCCCGCTCCTCGGCACGAGGGGCCCGTCCCGCTGTCGCTGACCCCGCGCCGCCGCGCCCTGCACTGCCCCCGATGCGGGTCCGACGCCGCCGAGCTGACCTCGGAGTTCGGGTCCACCGCCTGCAAGGCGCTGTACCGGTGCGCCGCCTGCGCCGAGCCGTTCGAGCATATGAAGGAGATCTGA
- a CDS encoding AAA family ATPase, with amino-acid sequence MGQAVDTDRLIVVTGGPGAGKSTLVRHLAQAGYACAPESGRAVIREQLADGGRALPWVDPDLFAEFMLDRDLRSHGSATARTGPVLFDRGVVDVVGYLRLAGRPVPAHADAAARRFRYRPTVFVAPPWREIYRTDAERRQPPAEAERTHATMRAVYAEYGYDLVELPRVPVAERARFVIERVSS; translated from the coding sequence ATGGGACAGGCAGTGGATACCGACCGGTTGATCGTCGTCACCGGGGGACCGGGTGCGGGCAAGAGCACCCTCGTCCGACACCTCGCGCAGGCGGGATACGCATGCGCGCCGGAGTCGGGCCGCGCCGTGATCCGCGAACAACTCGCCGACGGGGGCCGCGCTCTGCCCTGGGTCGATCCGGACCTTTTCGCCGAGTTCATGCTCGACCGGGATCTGCGGTCCCACGGGTCGGCGACCGCGCGCACCGGCCCGGTGCTCTTCGATCGCGGCGTCGTCGACGTGGTCGGCTACCTGCGGCTGGCAGGGCGGCCGGTCCCCGCGCACGCGGACGCGGCGGCGCGGCGTTTCCGCTACCGGCCCACGGTGTTCGTCGCCCCTCCATGGCGGGAGATCTATCGCACCGACGCAGAACGCCGCCAGCCTCCCGCCGAGGCCGAACGCACCCATGCGACGATGCGCGCGGTTTATGCCGAGTACGGCTACGACCTGGTGGAACTGCCGCGTGTTCCGGTCGCGGAGCGGGCCCGCTTCGTGATCGAGCGGGTCAGCAGCTGA
- a CDS encoding VOC family protein: MACRIGELVLGCRDPEGLARFWCEVLDFVVLDREDGEMVEIGPREGFGGPQPTIILSYRDEPEKAKSRLHIDVNPTDRDQDAELERLLELGARPADVGQTGEEQWQVLADPEGNEFCLLRTRIAPV, from the coding sequence ATGGCATGTCGCATCGGCGAGCTCGTGCTCGGTTGCCGCGACCCTGAGGGGCTGGCGCGCTTCTGGTGCGAGGTTCTGGACTTCGTCGTGCTCGACCGCGAGGACGGCGAGATGGTGGAGATCGGGCCGCGTGAAGGGTTCGGCGGTCCGCAGCCGACGATCATCCTCAGTTACCGGGATGAGCCGGAGAAGGCGAAGTCCCGGCTGCACATCGACGTCAACCCCACCGACCGAGATCAGGACGCCGAACTCGAACGCCTTCTCGAACTCGGTGCCCGCCCGGCCGATGTCGGCCAGACGGGGGAGGAGCAGTGGCAGGTCCTAGCCGATCCCGAAGGCAACGAGTTCTGCCTGCTCAGGACCCGCATCGCGCCCGTCTGA
- the paaE gene encoding 1,2-phenylacetyl-CoA epoxidase subunit PaaE, producing MTSTTAEPRRRTAPVFHTLRIAATERLCPDAAAVTFDVPPELAADYAFAPGQSLTLRRRVGGREHRRSYSICSPAGGPLRIGVREVPDGLFSGWLVHEAAPGEEVEVATPSGSFSADPGQGGRHLLIAAGSGITPVLSIAVSLLEGDPAAEATLVYGNRTSHTVMFAEELADLKDRFPDRFHLVHVLSREPRDAELLCGRLEPDRLRRVLEALVPVRGTDHVWLCGPFALTEGARGVLADLGVPDDRVHRELFHVDAPPPPPRRAESASSREAGRLTVVLEGRSTEAAMPADATVLDSAQAMRADMPFACRGGVCGTCRARVTGGEVEMRRNYALEEAEVAAGFVLTCQSFPVTGEVTVDYDA from the coding sequence ATGACCTCCACCACGGCCGAGCCGCGCAGGCGCACGGCCCCGGTTTTCCACACCCTGCGGATCGCCGCGACCGAGCGGCTGTGCCCGGACGCTGCGGCGGTGACGTTCGACGTCCCGCCCGAACTGGCCGCCGACTACGCGTTCGCCCCGGGCCAGTCGCTGACCCTGCGCCGTCGCGTCGGCGGGCGGGAGCACCGGCGCAGCTACTCCATCTGCTCCCCCGCCGGCGGACCGCTGCGCATCGGCGTGCGCGAGGTGCCGGACGGCCTGTTCTCCGGCTGGCTGGTGCACGAGGCCGCGCCCGGTGAGGAGGTCGAGGTCGCCACGCCGAGCGGCTCGTTCTCCGCCGACCCCGGCCAGGGCGGTCGCCACCTGCTCATCGCCGCCGGTTCGGGTATCACGCCGGTGCTGTCGATCGCGGTTTCGCTGCTGGAAGGCGATCCGGCCGCCGAGGCGACTCTGGTCTACGGCAACCGCACCTCGCACACGGTGATGTTCGCCGAGGAGCTGGCCGACCTGAAGGACCGGTTTCCCGACAGGTTCCACCTGGTCCACGTGCTCTCCCGCGAACCCCGCGACGCCGAACTACTCTGCGGGCGGCTGGAGCCCGACCGGCTGCGGCGGGTGCTGGAGGCGCTGGTGCCGGTGCGGGGTACCGACCACGTGTGGCTGTGCGGCCCCTTCGCGCTGACCGAGGGCGCCCGCGGCGTCCTCGCCGACCTCGGCGTACCCGACGACCGGGTGCACCGCGAACTGTTCCACGTCGACGCGCCGCCCCCGCCGCCGCGCCGCGCCGAGTCCGCGTCGTCCCGCGAGGCCGGGAGGCTCACCGTCGTGCTGGAGGGGCGCAGCACCGAAGCGGCGATGCCCGCGGACGCCACGGTCCTGGACTCCGCCCAGGCGATGCGCGCCGACATGCCCTTCGCCTGCCGCGGAGGGGTCTGCGGCACCTGCCGGGCCAGGGTAACCGGCGGCGAGGTCGAGATGCGGCGCAACTACGCGCTGGAGGAGGCCGAGGTCGCCGCGGGTTTCGTACTGACCTGCCAGTCGTTCCCGGTGACCGGCGAGGTGACGGTCGACTACGACGCCTGA
- the paaB gene encoding 1,2-phenylacetyl-CoA epoxidase subunit PaaB: protein MAAETPEAADWPLYEVFVRGKRGLNHVHVGSLHAADDEMALRRARDVYTRRNEGVSVWVVRAALITASSPDEKDPMFAPSGDKVYRHPTFYSIPDDVPHM, encoded by the coding sequence ATGGCAGCCGAGACGCCCGAGGCCGCCGACTGGCCGCTGTACGAGGTTTTCGTGCGCGGCAAGCGCGGCCTCAACCACGTGCACGTCGGCTCCCTGCACGCCGCCGACGACGAGATGGCGCTGCGCCGCGCCCGCGACGTCTACACCCGCCGCAACGAGGGGGTGAGCGTATGGGTGGTGCGCGCCGCGCTGATCACCGCATCCAGCCCGGACGAAAAGGACCCGATGTTCGCCCCCAGCGGCGACAAGGTCTACCGGCACCCCACCTTCTACTCCATCCCCGACGACGTGCCGCACATGTGA
- the paaZ gene encoding phenylacetic acid degradation bifunctional protein PaaZ: MSALLESYAQGAWYRALDEGMPLADATTGETVARLSGTGVDVPGMIAYGRRVGGPALRSLTFHERAATLKDLAKHLTAHTAEFHALSHRTGATARDNAVDVDGGIGTLFGYSSKGRRELPNDTVLPDGPAERLGRGGTFVGQHVYTSRPGVAVQINAFNFPVWGMLEKLAPAFLAGMPSIVASQTAYLTELVVRRIVESGLLPEGTLQLLAASPAGLLEALGEQDTVAFTGSAETGAKLRAHPAVVQGGVRLGVEADSLNCSVLAPDAAPDDPEFALFADQLVTEMTVKAGQKCTAIRRAIVPEHLVDEMIGAVEARLADVVVGDPADPQVAMGPLVGQDQRTEVRKAIAALRTSARPVAGDADRCAPVGADAERGAFLAPLLLHADADAAEPHEVEAFGPVSTIIGYRTAAQAVEAAARGRGSLVGSVVGHDPAAVREIVLGLAPWHGRILVLDRDDAGESTGHGSPLPALVHGGPGRAGGGEELGGIRGVLHHMQRTAVQASPDMATAITGRWTTGSARRRDGVHPFRKSLAELRIGDTIASARRTVTLEDIGHFAEFTGDTFYAHTDPEAAAANPLFGGIVAHGYLVVSLAAGLFVDPAPGPVLANFGVDDLRFLTPVKAGDSIAVTLTAKRITPRSGADYGEVRWDAVVDNADGEPVATYDVLTLVAKEQPAV, from the coding sequence GTGAGTGCACTACTGGAGAGCTACGCACAGGGCGCCTGGTACCGCGCTCTTGACGAGGGCATGCCGCTGGCCGACGCGACCACGGGCGAGACCGTCGCCCGCCTGTCCGGCACCGGAGTGGACGTGCCCGGCATGATCGCCTACGGCCGCCGCGTCGGCGGTCCCGCGCTGCGCTCGCTCACCTTCCACGAGCGCGCGGCGACCCTGAAGGACCTGGCCAAGCACCTGACCGCGCACACCGCCGAGTTCCACGCGCTGTCGCACCGCACCGGCGCCACCGCCCGCGACAACGCCGTCGACGTCGACGGCGGGATCGGCACGCTGTTCGGCTACTCCAGCAAGGGCAGGCGCGAACTGCCCAACGACACGGTGCTGCCCGACGGTCCCGCCGAGCGGCTCGGGCGCGGCGGCACCTTCGTCGGACAGCACGTCTACACCTCCCGGCCCGGCGTCGCCGTGCAGATCAACGCGTTCAACTTCCCGGTGTGGGGCATGCTGGAGAAGCTCGCCCCGGCCTTCCTCGCCGGGATGCCGAGCATCGTCGCGAGCCAGACCGCCTACCTCACCGAACTGGTCGTGCGGCGCATCGTGGAGTCGGGGCTGCTGCCCGAAGGCACCCTGCAACTGCTCGCCGCAAGCCCCGCCGGACTGCTGGAGGCCCTCGGAGAGCAGGACACGGTCGCCTTCACCGGCTCCGCCGAAACGGGGGCGAAGCTGCGCGCCCACCCGGCCGTGGTCCAGGGCGGAGTGCGGCTCGGCGTGGAGGCAGACTCGCTCAACTGCTCGGTGCTGGCGCCCGACGCGGCCCCCGACGACCCCGAGTTCGCGCTCTTCGCCGACCAACTGGTCACCGAGATGACGGTCAAAGCCGGGCAGAAGTGCACCGCCATCCGGCGCGCGATCGTGCCCGAGCACCTGGTAGACGAGATGATCGGCGCGGTCGAGGCGCGGCTGGCCGACGTCGTCGTCGGCGACCCCGCCGACCCGCAGGTGGCCATGGGCCCGCTCGTCGGCCAAGACCAGCGCACCGAGGTGCGCAAGGCGATCGCGGCGCTGCGCACCTCGGCGCGGCCGGTCGCCGGCGACGCCGACCGCTGCGCACCGGTGGGCGCGGACGCCGAGCGCGGCGCGTTCCTGGCTCCGCTGCTCCTGCACGCCGACGCGGACGCCGCCGAACCCCACGAGGTCGAGGCGTTCGGCCCGGTCAGCACCATCATCGGCTACCGCACCGCTGCCCAGGCCGTGGAGGCGGCCGCGCGCGGCCGCGGCAGCCTGGTCGGCTCCGTGGTCGGCCACGACCCCGCCGCCGTACGCGAGATCGTGCTGGGCCTGGCGCCCTGGCACGGCCGGATCCTGGTGCTCGACCGCGACGACGCGGGCGAGTCCACGGGACACGGCTCCCCGCTGCCGGCGCTCGTGCACGGCGGTCCCGGCCGGGCCGGAGGCGGTGAGGAACTCGGCGGCATCCGCGGCGTCCTGCACCACATGCAGCGCACCGCGGTGCAGGCGTCGCCCGACATGGCGACCGCGATCACCGGTCGCTGGACCACCGGCTCCGCGCGGCGCCGCGACGGCGTGCACCCGTTCCGCAAGAGCCTGGCCGAACTGCGCATCGGCGACACCATCGCCTCTGCGCGGCGCACGGTGACGCTGGAGGACATCGGGCACTTCGCGGAGTTCACCGGCGACACCTTCTATGCGCACACCGACCCGGAGGCGGCCGCCGCCAACCCGCTGTTCGGCGGGATCGTCGCCCACGGCTACCTGGTGGTGTCCCTGGCCGCGGGGCTGTTCGTCGACCCCGCGCCGGGACCGGTGCTGGCCAACTTCGGCGTCGACGACCTGCGATTCCTCACCCCGGTCAAGGCGGGCGACTCGATCGCCGTCACGCTGACCGCCAAGCGGATCACCCCGCGCTCCGGCGCCGACTACGGCGAGGTCCGCTGGGACGCCGTCGTCGACAACGCCGACGGCGAGCCGGTGGCGACCTACGACGTGCTGACGCTGGTCGCCAAGGAGCAGCCGGCGGTGTGA
- the paaA gene encoding 1,2-phenylacetyl-CoA epoxidase subunit PaaA translates to MAVPATADEERLNAEFEAVVDRQERIEPRDWMPEGYRKTLIRQISQHAHSEIIGMQPEGEWISRAPSLRRKAILLAKVQDEAGHGLYLYSAAETLGVDRADLTRRLMSGAQKYSSIFNYPTPSYADVGTIGWLVDGAAICNQVPLCRSSYGPYSRAMIRICKEESFHQRQGYELLMTMMRGTGEQRAMVQESVDRWWWPSLMMFGPPDADSPNTEKSMRWGIKRHTNDELRQRFVDMTVPQADALGVTLPDPELAWNPERGRYDFGEPDWAELTRVIKGDGPCNAERIDHRRRAHEEGAWVREAAAAFAARGRAAAAPAGGES, encoded by the coding sequence ATGGCGGTACCCGCGACAGCGGACGAAGAGCGGCTCAACGCCGAGTTCGAGGCGGTCGTCGACCGCCAGGAGCGCATCGAACCGCGCGACTGGATGCCGGAGGGCTACCGCAAGACGCTCATCCGCCAGATCTCCCAGCACGCCCACTCCGAGATCATCGGCATGCAGCCCGAGGGCGAGTGGATCTCGCGCGCGCCGTCACTGCGCCGCAAGGCCATCCTGCTGGCCAAGGTGCAGGACGAGGCGGGGCACGGCCTGTACCTGTACTCGGCGGCCGAGACTCTGGGCGTGGACCGCGCCGACCTCACGCGCCGGCTCATGTCGGGCGCGCAGAAGTACTCCTCGATCTTCAACTACCCCACCCCCTCCTACGCCGACGTCGGCACCATCGGCTGGCTGGTCGACGGCGCCGCCATCTGCAACCAGGTGCCGCTGTGCCGCAGCTCCTACGGCCCTTACAGCCGGGCCATGATCCGCATCTGCAAGGAGGAGTCCTTCCACCAGCGCCAGGGCTACGAGCTGCTGATGACGATGATGCGCGGCACCGGCGAGCAGCGCGCCATGGTGCAGGAGTCGGTGGACCGCTGGTGGTGGCCCTCGCTGATGATGTTCGGTCCCCCCGATGCCGACTCCCCCAACACCGAGAAGTCGATGCGGTGGGGCATCAAGCGCCACACCAACGACGAACTGCGGCAGCGCTTCGTCGACATGACCGTCCCCCAGGCCGACGCGCTGGGCGTGACCCTGCCCGACCCGGAGCTGGCCTGGAACCCCGAACGCGGTCGCTACGACTTCGGCGAGCCCGACTGGGCCGAGCTCACCCGCGTCATCAAGGGCGACGGCCCGTGCAACGCCGAACGGATCGACCACCGTCGCCGCGCGCATGAGGAAGGCGCCTGGGTCCGCGAGGCCGCGGCCGCGTTCGCCGCCCGCGGCCGGGCGGCCGCCGCCCCCGCGGGAGGTGAGAGCTGA
- a CDS encoding DUF397 domain-containing protein: MTEELHFHKSSYSVGGREDCVEVAKAPGTAAVRDTQNRHLGHVEFPAAEWDAFLEEVKADRL; the protein is encoded by the coding sequence ATGACCGAAGAGCTGCACTTCCACAAGAGTTCGTACAGCGTGGGCGGCCGCGAAGACTGCGTCGAGGTCGCCAAGGCTCCCGGTACGGCCGCCGTTCGCGACACTCAGAACCGGCATCTCGGACACGTCGAGTTCCCGGCGGCGGAATGGGACGCGTTTCTCGAAGAGGTGAAGGCCGACCGCCTGTAG
- a CDS encoding SAM-dependent methyltransferase, whose translation MTEGFFSPVPSDTEPAPELDTSVPHSARIWNYWMGGKDNFAIDREVGDQVYASFPEITDLARSSREFLIRVVTYLAGEAGIRQFLDIGTGMPTANNTHEVAQAVAPECRVVYVDNDPLVLVHARALLVGSPEGVTDYIDADLRDPDAILERAADVLAFDQPVALMLLGILGHMPDEEVQPIIRRLMGALPSGSYLAMYDGTNTSEAYNAAMESGNDQGGLPYWLRSPEAIESRFDGLELVEPGVVPCPMWRTDSVEVGTRRGMDQYGGVARKP comes from the coding sequence ATGACTGAGGGCTTCTTCTCGCCCGTTCCGTCCGACACCGAGCCCGCGCCGGAGTTGGACACCTCCGTGCCGCATTCGGCCCGGATCTGGAACTACTGGATGGGCGGCAAGGACAACTTCGCGATCGACCGCGAAGTGGGCGATCAGGTGTACGCGTCCTTCCCGGAGATCACCGACCTGGCCCGCTCCAGCCGGGAGTTCCTGATCCGGGTGGTGACCTACCTGGCCGGCGAGGCGGGCATCCGCCAGTTCCTCGACATCGGCACCGGAATGCCCACCGCCAACAACACCCACGAGGTCGCCCAGGCCGTCGCGCCGGAATGCCGGGTGGTCTACGTGGACAACGACCCTTTGGTGCTGGTCCACGCGCGCGCCCTGCTTGTCGGGTCGCCCGAGGGCGTCACCGACTACATCGACGCCGACCTGCGCGACCCGGACGCGATCCTGGAGCGGGCCGCCGACGTGCTGGCTTTCGACCAGCCGGTCGCGCTCATGCTGCTGGGGATCCTCGGCCACATGCCCGACGAGGAGGTGCAGCCGATCATCCGCCGGCTCATGGGCGCGCTGCCTTCGGGCAGCTATCTGGCGATGTACGACGGCACCAACACCAGCGAGGCGTACAACGCGGCTATGGAGAGCGGGAACGATCAGGGCGGCCTCCCGTACTGGTTGCGCAGTCCCGAGGCGATCGAAAGCCGCTTCGACGGTTTGGAGCTGGTGGAGCCGGGCGTGGTCCCGTGCCCGATGTGGCGTACCGACTCGGTCGAGGTGGGCACGCGGCGCGGCATGGACCAGTACGGCGGGGTGGCACGCAAGCCCTGA